Proteins co-encoded in one Kribbella solani genomic window:
- the leuC gene encoding 3-isopropylmalate dehydratase large subunit, translating into MGRTLSEKVWDAHVVRHADGEPDLLYIDLHLVHEVTSPQAFDGLRLAGRAVRRPELTIATEDHNVPTFDVDKPIADPVSRTQVDTLRKNAEEFGIRIHTLGDPDQGVVHVIGPQLGLTQPGMTVVCGDSHTSTHGAFGAIAFGIGTSEVEHVLATQTLMQARPKTMAVTVDGVLPDGVSAKDLVLALIAKVGTGGGQGYIVEYRGEAIRALSMEARMTICNMSIEWGAKAGLIAPDETTFEYLKGKPHAPEGVDWEAAVEYWKSLATDADATFDREVVLRAEDITPFVTWGTNPGQGVPLAATVPSPDDFDNENDKVAAERALEYMGLTAGTPLREIHVDTVFLGSCTNGRIEDLRAAAGVLAGRKVAEGTRMLVVPGSGRVRLQAEAEGLDAIFKDAGAEWRGAGCSMCLGMNPDQLAPGERSASTSNRNFEGRQGKGGRTHLVSPLVAAATAVTGTLAAPADLPPVAVPANA; encoded by the coding sequence ATGGGCAGGACGTTGTCGGAAAAGGTCTGGGATGCGCACGTCGTGCGCCATGCCGACGGAGAACCCGACCTCCTTTACATCGACCTCCACCTGGTCCACGAGGTGACCAGCCCGCAGGCCTTCGACGGCCTCCGGCTGGCCGGCCGCGCGGTCCGGCGCCCGGAGCTGACCATCGCCACCGAGGACCACAACGTCCCGACCTTCGACGTGGACAAGCCGATCGCCGACCCGGTGTCGCGGACCCAGGTGGACACGCTGCGGAAGAACGCCGAGGAGTTCGGCATCCGGATCCACACCCTCGGCGACCCGGACCAGGGCGTCGTGCACGTGATCGGCCCGCAGCTCGGCCTGACCCAGCCCGGGATGACCGTGGTCTGCGGTGACAGCCACACCTCCACCCACGGCGCGTTCGGGGCGATTGCCTTCGGCATCGGTACCAGCGAGGTCGAGCACGTGCTGGCCACCCAGACGCTGATGCAGGCCCGGCCGAAGACGATGGCCGTCACCGTCGACGGCGTCCTGCCGGACGGCGTCTCGGCCAAGGACCTGGTGCTGGCACTGATCGCCAAGGTCGGTACCGGCGGTGGCCAGGGGTACATCGTCGAGTACCGCGGCGAAGCGATCCGGGCGCTCAGCATGGAAGCCCGGATGACGATCTGCAACATGTCGATCGAGTGGGGCGCGAAGGCCGGCCTGATCGCGCCGGACGAGACCACCTTCGAGTACCTGAAGGGCAAGCCGCACGCGCCCGAGGGTGTCGACTGGGAAGCCGCGGTCGAGTACTGGAAGAGCCTGGCCACCGACGCGGACGCGACCTTCGACCGTGAGGTCGTGCTGCGCGCCGAGGACATCACGCCGTTCGTCACCTGGGGTACGAACCCCGGCCAGGGCGTGCCGCTGGCGGCCACCGTGCCGTCGCCGGACGACTTCGACAACGAGAACGACAAGGTCGCCGCCGAGCGCGCGCTGGAGTACATGGGCCTCACCGCGGGTACGCCGCTGCGCGAGATCCACGTCGACACGGTGTTCCTGGGCTCCTGCACCAACGGCCGGATCGAGGACCTGCGGGCCGCGGCCGGCGTGCTGGCCGGGCGGAAGGTTGCCGAGGGCACCCGGATGCTGGTGGTGCCGGGTTCCGGCCGGGTCCGGCTGCAGGCCGAGGCCGAGGGGCTGGACGCGATCTTCAAGGACGCCGGCGCCGAGTGGCGGGGCGCCGGGTGCTCGATGTGCCTGGGGATGAACCCGGACCAGCTGGCTCCGGGGGAGCGCAGCGCCTCCACCTCGAACCGGAACTTCGAAGGCCGGCAGGGCAAGGGCGGACGGACCCACCTGGTGTCGCCGCTGGTCGCCGCCGCCACCGCGGTGACCGGAACCCTGGCCGCGCCGGCCGACCTGCCGCCCGTCGCCGTCCCCGCGAACGCCTGA
- the leuD gene encoding 3-isopropylmalate dehydratase small subunit codes for MEAFTQHIGTAAPLRRSNVDTDQIIPAVYLKRVTRTGFEDGLFAAWRNDSSFVLNQPEYEGVSVLVAGPDFGTGSSREHAVWALLDYGFRVVVSSRFGDIFRGNSGKAGLLAALVTQDVVEQLWSTIESDPGTKVTVDLENKTISAGDLSAPFEIDDYTRYRLLNGLDDVGITLSHADDITAYEATRPSFKPATLPAKA; via the coding sequence ATGGAAGCCTTCACCCAGCACATCGGTACCGCGGCCCCGCTGCGCCGCAGCAACGTCGACACCGACCAGATCATCCCGGCCGTGTACCTGAAGCGGGTCACCCGGACCGGCTTCGAGGACGGGCTGTTCGCGGCCTGGCGCAACGATTCTTCCTTCGTCCTCAACCAGCCCGAGTACGAGGGCGTCTCGGTACTGGTCGCCGGACCGGACTTCGGCACCGGATCGTCGCGTGAGCACGCGGTCTGGGCCCTGCTCGACTACGGGTTCCGGGTCGTCGTGTCGTCGCGGTTCGGCGACATCTTCCGTGGCAACTCCGGCAAGGCCGGTCTGCTCGCGGCGCTGGTCACCCAGGATGTCGTCGAGCAGCTGTGGTCCACGATCGAGTCCGACCCGGGGACGAAGGTCACGGTCGACCTGGAGAACAAGACGATCTCGGCCGGTGACCTCTCGGCGCCGTTCGAGATCGACGACTACACCCGCTACCGGTTGCTGAACGGCCTCGACGACGTCGGCATCACCCTGTCGCACGCCGACGACATCACCGCGTACGAAGCAACCCGGCCGTCCTTCAAGCCCGCCACGCTACCGGCGAAGGCCTGA
- the corA gene encoding magnesium/cobalt transporter CorA, translated as MSDLRLRSFRAFSRTPSLRAAARKSAAARKHAAAAAAATGALEPAEKQGRDPQKPKGHSVVDSAIYCDGRRVSSPVSLAETYGALHEAPHSLAWIGLYRPDRRELASLADEFDLHELAIEDANEAHQRPKLERYGDTLFVVLKAARYRDATEQVEFGEVHVFVGPDFVVTVRHAEAPNLAAVRRRVERDPELLSRGAEAVLYAIMDKVVDGYAPVVAGLENDIDEIETEVFRGDPKVSRRIYELSREVIEFQRATRPLIGILEQLRGGFEKYGVDEELQRSLRDVADHVTEVVEKVDGFRELLRDILTVNATLVAQQQNEEMKSLTIASSEQNEEVKRISAWAAILFAPTLIGTVYGMNFDNMPELHWQLGYPFAIGLMALVCVGLHQIFKRRGWL; from the coding sequence ATGTCCGACCTGCGCCTTCGCTCGTTCCGGGCGTTCAGCCGTACCCCGTCCCTGCGCGCCGCCGCCCGTAAGAGCGCCGCTGCCCGCAAGCACGCGGCCGCCGCCGCTGCCGCCACCGGCGCGCTCGAGCCGGCCGAGAAGCAGGGCCGCGATCCGCAGAAACCCAAGGGGCACAGCGTCGTCGACAGCGCGATCTACTGCGACGGCCGCCGGGTCTCGTCGCCGGTGTCGCTCGCGGAGACGTACGGCGCGCTGCACGAAGCGCCGCACAGCCTGGCCTGGATCGGCCTGTACCGGCCGGACCGGCGCGAGCTGGCCTCGCTGGCGGACGAGTTCGACCTGCACGAGCTGGCGATCGAGGACGCGAACGAAGCGCATCAGCGGCCGAAGCTGGAGCGCTACGGCGACACGTTGTTCGTGGTGCTGAAGGCCGCGCGGTACCGGGACGCGACCGAGCAGGTCGAGTTCGGTGAGGTGCACGTGTTCGTCGGACCGGACTTCGTGGTCACCGTCCGGCACGCCGAAGCGCCCAACCTGGCAGCGGTTCGGCGCCGGGTCGAACGCGATCCGGAGCTGCTCAGCCGCGGCGCCGAAGCTGTTCTGTACGCGATCATGGACAAGGTCGTCGACGGGTACGCGCCGGTGGTGGCCGGCCTGGAGAACGACATCGACGAGATCGAGACCGAGGTGTTCCGCGGCGACCCGAAGGTGTCCCGGCGGATCTACGAACTGTCCCGCGAGGTGATCGAGTTCCAGCGCGCCACCCGGCCGTTGATCGGCATCCTGGAGCAACTCCGCGGCGGCTTCGAGAAGTACGGCGTGGACGAGGAACTGCAACGTTCACTGCGGGACGTGGCCGACCACGTCACCGAAGTGGTGGAGAAGGTGGACGGCTTCCGCGAACTGCTCCGCGACATCCTGACCGTGAACGCGACCCTGGTGGCCCAGCAGCAGAACGAGGAGATGAAGAGCCTCACCATCGCCAGCAGTGAGCAGAACGAAGAGGTGAAGCGGATCTCTGCCTGGGCGGCGATCCTGTTCGCGCCGACCCTGATCGGCACCGTCTACGGGATGAACTTCGACAACATGCCGGAGCTGCACTGGCAGCTCGGATACCCGTTCGCGATCGGCCTGATGGCCTTGGTGTGTGTCGGTCTGCACCAGATCTTCAAACGCCGCGGCTGGCTCTGA
- a CDS encoding HU family DNA-binding protein yields MNKSQLVEALAVHFDGNRRQAQHALESVIDTVQRELTKKGGKVAITGFGAFEAIERGARIVRNPRTGETKRAKKTTVPKFRAGAELKAVVSGAKKLPKLVAPKPAATATKAAAPAKKAAPAKAAATKTAAAKKTVAKKAPAKAVAKKAPAKTVAKKAPAKKAPAKKVVAKKAPAKKAPAKKTAAKRTAR; encoded by the coding sequence GTGAACAAGAGCCAGTTGGTCGAAGCGCTCGCAGTGCACTTCGACGGAAACCGCCGCCAGGCCCAGCACGCGTTGGAATCGGTGATCGACACCGTCCAGCGTGAGCTGACCAAAAAGGGTGGCAAGGTCGCCATCACCGGTTTCGGTGCCTTCGAGGCCATCGAGCGTGGCGCGCGCATCGTGCGCAACCCGCGGACCGGTGAGACCAAGCGCGCCAAGAAGACCACGGTGCCGAAGTTCCGCGCGGGTGCGGAGCTGAAGGCCGTCGTCTCCGGCGCGAAGAAGCTGCCGAAGCTGGTGGCCCCGAAGCCGGCCGCGACCGCCACCAAGGCGGCTGCCCCGGCGAAGAAGGCCGCGCCGGCCAAGGCCGCCGCGACCAAGACCGCCGCAGCGAAGAAGACGGTCGCCAAGAAGGCCCCGGCCAAGGCGGTAGCCAAGAAGGCGCCGGCCAAGACCGTTGCCAAGAAGGCCCCGGCGAAGAAGGCCCCGGCCAAGAAGGTCGTCGCGAAGAAGGCGCCGGCCAAGAAGGCCCCCGCCAAGAAGACCGCGGCGAAGCGTACCGCGCGCTGA
- the cofC gene encoding 2-phospho-L-lactate guanylyltransferase, translated as MADLQVAPWTLVIPVKRTAIAKSRLAPAYPQHRPELARAFAVDTTAAALASPLVRAVLVVTDDPLVAADVTAAGALVVPDLPATGLNEALLHGATVAAAESPAHGVAALSADLPALRPAELTAVLAACTAPRSFVIDLPGTGTTLLAAAPGVPLDPRFGVGSALAHQASGAAPIELTGIESVRRDVDTAADLAHAVQLGVGPATADVMSLVLGAATGTEGLAC; from the coding sequence ATGGCAGACCTACAGGTCGCTCCCTGGACCCTGGTGATCCCGGTGAAGCGTACGGCGATCGCGAAGAGCCGGCTTGCTCCGGCCTACCCTCAGCACCGCCCTGAGCTCGCCCGGGCCTTCGCTGTCGACACTACTGCGGCCGCCCTCGCCTCCCCGCTGGTGCGTGCCGTTCTGGTCGTCACCGACGATCCGCTGGTGGCCGCCGACGTCACCGCGGCCGGTGCGCTGGTGGTCCCGGATCTCCCGGCCACCGGGCTGAACGAGGCCCTCCTGCACGGCGCGACCGTGGCCGCCGCGGAGTCCCCGGCACACGGCGTCGCTGCCCTGTCGGCGGATCTGCCCGCACTGCGGCCGGCCGAGCTGACCGCGGTCCTGGCGGCGTGTACGGCACCACGTTCGTTCGTCATCGATCTTCCCGGCACCGGGACGACGTTGCTCGCGGCAGCCCCTGGCGTACCGCTGGATCCGCGTTTCGGCGTAGGTTCCGCGCTCGCGCATCAGGCGTCCGGCGCGGCACCGATCGAGCTGACCGGCATCGAGTCGGTACGTCGCGATGTCGACACGGCCGCCGATCTCGCCCACGCGGTACAGCTCGGCGTCGGCCCGGCCACCGCGGACGTGATGTCTCTCGTACTCGGTGCCGCGACGGGTACCGAAGGGCTAGCCTGCTGA
- a CDS encoding lysophospholipid acyltransferase family protein, whose amino-acid sequence MTDGRNEHQEAAVDARQADPRPPRGFWFGVIVAIVKPFMIVFTKCRFTGRENMPRTGGVVYVPNHLSHFDPVLLGYFIWECRRIPRFLGKASLFKLPVLGKIITSAGQIPVYRDSTQAADAFRDAVAAVERGECVGVYPEGTITRDPEMWPMTGKTGAARIALMTGCPVVPVANWGAQEIIKSYSGKRIRIRLLPRKTLLVRAGAPVDLSAFAGKPLTNELLHEATEVIMTRLAETLGELRGETPPKELYDLRKARKGEDKA is encoded by the coding sequence ATGACGGATGGCCGGAACGAGCACCAGGAGGCAGCTGTGGACGCGAGGCAGGCGGATCCACGGCCGCCGCGTGGATTCTGGTTCGGGGTGATCGTCGCGATCGTCAAACCGTTCATGATCGTGTTCACCAAGTGCCGGTTCACCGGCCGCGAGAACATGCCCCGGACCGGCGGCGTGGTGTACGTACCGAATCACCTCTCGCACTTCGACCCGGTGCTGCTCGGGTACTTCATCTGGGAATGCCGGCGGATTCCGCGCTTCCTGGGGAAGGCGTCGCTGTTCAAGCTGCCGGTGCTCGGCAAGATCATCACCAGCGCCGGGCAGATCCCCGTGTACCGGGATTCCACCCAGGCCGCGGACGCGTTCCGGGACGCGGTGGCAGCGGTCGAACGCGGTGAGTGCGTGGGCGTTTACCCAGAGGGCACGATCACCCGCGACCCGGAGATGTGGCCGATGACCGGCAAGACAGGCGCGGCCCGGATCGCGTTGATGACCGGCTGCCCGGTGGTCCCGGTGGCGAACTGGGGTGCCCAGGAGATCATCAAGTCGTACTCCGGCAAGCGGATCCGGATTCGGTTGCTGCCACGCAAGACCCTGCTGGTACGCGCCGGCGCGCCGGTCGACCTGAGCGCGTTCGCGGGCAAGCCGCTGACCAACGAGCTGTTGCACGAGGCAACCGAGGTGATCATGACCCGGCTCGCCGAAACCCTCGGCGAGCTCCGCGGCGAGACCCCGCCGAAGGAACTCTACGATCTCCGCAAGGCCCGCAAAGGTGAGGACAAAGCATGA
- a CDS encoding NAD(P)H-dependent glycerol-3-phosphate dehydrogenase yields the protein MTKVAVFGAGSWGTAFAMVLANAGNQVSVWARRESLCEVINSEHANPDYLPGLRLPDAISATHDPAAAADGAEAIVLAVPSQSLRANLTEWAGVLPNAVPLVSLMKGVELGTTKRMSEVIAELTGAGPERIAVVSGPNLAREIAEGQPAAAVVACTDEGTAARLQKLCHSPTFRPYTNTDVIGCEVGGACKNVIGLAVGMAVGLGFGDNARASVITRGLVEIARLGRALGADEHTFSGLAGLGDLVATCSSPLSRNRTFGEKLGQGLSVAEISGGTRQVAEGVKSCESVTQLAHQHDVEMPIAEHVTKVVAGEMTPKDMLFGLVSRSAKSERW from the coding sequence ATGACGAAGGTAGCCGTCTTCGGTGCCGGTTCGTGGGGTACGGCGTTCGCGATGGTGCTGGCGAACGCCGGGAACCAGGTGTCGGTGTGGGCGCGGCGCGAGTCGCTGTGCGAGGTGATCAACAGCGAGCATGCGAACCCGGACTACCTGCCCGGGCTGCGGTTGCCGGATGCGATCAGCGCGACCCACGACCCGGCGGCCGCCGCTGACGGAGCGGAGGCGATCGTACTCGCGGTGCCATCGCAGTCGTTGCGGGCGAACCTGACCGAGTGGGCCGGCGTACTGCCGAACGCGGTACCGCTGGTCAGCCTGATGAAGGGCGTCGAGCTCGGTACCACGAAGCGGATGAGCGAGGTGATCGCCGAGCTCACCGGCGCCGGACCGGAACGGATCGCGGTCGTCTCCGGGCCGAACCTGGCGCGCGAGATCGCCGAAGGACAGCCGGCCGCGGCCGTGGTCGCGTGTACGGACGAAGGCACTGCGGCGCGGTTGCAGAAGTTGTGTCATTCGCCGACGTTCCGCCCGTACACGAACACCGACGTGATCGGGTGCGAGGTCGGTGGCGCCTGCAAGAACGTGATCGGGCTCGCGGTCGGGATGGCGGTCGGGCTCGGGTTCGGCGACAACGCCCGCGCCTCGGTCATCACCCGCGGGCTGGTCGAGATCGCCCGGCTGGGCCGGGCGCTCGGCGCGGACGAGCACACGTTCTCCGGGCTGGCCGGGCTGGGCGATCTGGTCGCGACCTGTTCGTCGCCGCTGTCGCGGAACCGGACGTTCGGCGAGAAGCTCGGTCAGGGCTTGTCGGTCGCGGAGATCTCCGGCGGGACGCGACAGGTCGCCGAGGGCGTGAAGTCGTGCGAGTCGGTCACCCAGCTGGCCCATCAGCACGACGTGGAGATGCCGATCGCCGAACACGTCACGAAGGTGGTGGCGGGCGAGATGACGCCGAAGGACATGCTGTTCGGGCTGGTCTCCAGGTCAGCGAAGTCGGAACGCTGGTGA
- a CDS encoding aminoglycoside phosphotransferase family protein gives MIPAAFAKATVDREGAAGAAWLAELPSLAGELLTRWKCERDGEVMHGEVGVVVPVQGAVLKVSFPHPGNIHEPDAFAAWGGRGAVHLYERDDTCFAMLLERTHSTTLAAHVPTPTPAAKAGDLATIAGNLLRRLMVPAPDGLPRLSDQAESWSESLRTDAAELDHALPAAVVDEALAVVDGLCRRQPETVLHGDFHPRNILRADREPWLAVDPKGYVGDPAYDAAIFLRTRAYHLHVGDGLTGNDLLQRLHTELANFAEAAGLDADRIRRWTQLIAVQSAFGVRRQGGHHRARDNAQLVRLLDLIDHLAVALTT, from the coding sequence GTGATCCCGGCCGCCTTCGCGAAGGCGACCGTCGATCGGGAAGGCGCGGCGGGGGCGGCCTGGCTCGCGGAGCTGCCGTCGCTTGCCGGCGAGCTGCTGACGCGGTGGAAGTGCGAGCGTGACGGCGAGGTCATGCATGGTGAGGTCGGCGTGGTGGTGCCGGTCCAGGGCGCGGTACTGAAGGTGTCGTTCCCGCATCCGGGCAACATTCACGAGCCGGACGCGTTCGCGGCGTGGGGTGGTCGGGGTGCCGTCCATTTGTACGAGCGCGACGACACCTGCTTTGCCATGCTCCTGGAACGCACCCACTCCACCACCCTGGCTGCTCACGTCCCGACGCCCACCCCCGCCGCGAAAGCTGGTGACCTCGCGACGATCGCCGGGAATCTCCTCCGGCGGCTGATGGTTCCGGCGCCGGACGGGCTGCCCCGACTGTCGGATCAAGCTGAGTCGTGGTCCGAGAGTTTGCGTACGGACGCGGCCGAGCTTGACCACGCACTGCCTGCAGCGGTCGTGGACGAAGCACTCGCGGTCGTCGACGGCCTCTGCCGCCGGCAACCGGAGACCGTGCTGCACGGTGACTTCCATCCGCGCAACATCCTCCGCGCGGACCGCGAGCCCTGGCTGGCGGTCGATCCGAAGGGCTACGTCGGCGACCCGGCGTACGACGCCGCTATCTTCCTCCGCACCCGCGCCTACCACCTCCACGTCGGCGATGGCCTCACCGGCAACGACCTTCTGCAACGCCTGCACACCGAGCTCGCCAACTTCGCCGAAGCCGCCGGTCTCGACGCGGACCGTATCCGCCGCTGGACCCAGCTGATCGCCGTCCAGTCCGCCTTCGGCGTCCGCCGCCAGGGCGGTCACCATCGCGCCCGCGACAACGCGCAGCTGGTCCGGCTCCTCGACCTGATCGACCACCTGGCCGTCGCCCTCACCACCTAA
- a CDS encoding ROK family transcriptional regulator, which translates to MSDLGTADVVLRLLLDGQPQTRAELIDRSGLARSTVNGRIEALLASGLVVPSGEAASTGGRPPARFRFNPTARLVLAADVGATHLSVALTDLTGEILHRSTTQLRIDEGPEVVLDALVGAGHALLREADRSPTDLAGTGVGLPGPVEHSTGRPNHPPIMPGWDAYDVAGRLGRDLPGPVLVDNDVNIMALGEHATAYPQVEHLLFVKVATGIGAGVISGGRLHRGAQGAAGDIGHIQVLGRTELCRCGNRGCLETIASAAALASRLEVGTSQDIVELVRAGNTDAITAIRQAGREIGTVLAAAVSLLNPSVIVVGGSLAQAGDSLLAGLRETVYARSLPLATTHLHVVPSRTGRDAALLGAARLVCDQVVG; encoded by the coding sequence ATGAGCGATCTGGGTACGGCGGATGTGGTGTTGCGGCTGCTGCTCGACGGCCAGCCGCAGACCCGCGCCGAGCTGATCGACCGCAGTGGCCTGGCCCGGTCGACCGTGAACGGGCGGATCGAGGCGCTGCTCGCGTCCGGTCTGGTCGTACCGTCCGGCGAGGCCGCGTCGACCGGTGGCCGGCCGCCGGCGCGGTTCCGGTTCAACCCGACCGCGCGGCTCGTACTGGCAGCGGACGTCGGCGCGACGCACTTGTCGGTCGCGCTCACCGACCTGACCGGCGAGATCCTGCACCGATCCACTACCCAGCTACGGATCGACGAAGGACCCGAGGTCGTGCTCGACGCGCTCGTCGGCGCGGGGCATGCGTTGCTGCGCGAAGCGGACCGCTCCCCCACGGACCTGGCCGGTACGGGCGTCGGGCTGCCCGGCCCGGTGGAGCACAGCACCGGGCGGCCGAACCATCCGCCGATCATGCCGGGCTGGGACGCGTACGACGTGGCCGGCCGGCTCGGCCGCGATCTGCCCGGTCCGGTACTGGTCGACAACGACGTGAACATCATGGCCCTCGGCGAGCACGCGACCGCGTACCCGCAGGTCGAGCATCTGCTGTTCGTGAAGGTTGCCACCGGCATCGGCGCCGGCGTGATCAGCGGCGGCCGGCTGCATCGCGGCGCGCAGGGCGCGGCCGGCGACATCGGCCACATCCAGGTGCTCGGGCGTACGGAACTGTGCCGCTGCGGGAACCGTGGTTGCCTGGAGACGATCGCCTCCGCGGCGGCACTCGCGTCCAGGCTGGAGGTCGGGACCAGCCAGGACATCGTCGAACTCGTCCGCGCCGGGAACACCGACGCGATCACGGCGATCCGCCAGGCCGGCCGGGAGATCGGTACGGTCCTCGCCGCCGCTGTCAGTCTGCTCAACCCGTCGGTGATCGTCGTCGGCGGCTCTCTCGCGCAAGCAGGAGACAGTCTGCTGGCCGGTCTGCGCGAAACCGTCTACGCCCGATCGTTGCCGCTGGCCACGACCCACCTGCACGTCGTACCGTCCCGAACCGGCCGCGACGCCGCCCTGCTCGGCGCCGCGCGACTCGTCTGCGACCAGGTCGTCGGCTAG